A window of Gossypium raimondii isolate GPD5lz chromosome 7, ASM2569854v1, whole genome shotgun sequence genomic DNA:
CAAACAACATGAACCAAacatagaaaaagaaacaatgtaaTTACTTTCAGTACGaaaataatttctcttaatAGAAATAGGTAATTATCATAACtcctaaaaaaatagaatttattcttagataataaatttccactattttttggCATAATAACGGAGTATCAAAAACTGATGCTAGGTTAACTGAatccatctatttataaggagagGTACAAGAATCTTGGTTGAACAAGTTGTAAACTCGAAATTATATAGGgttattctatatattttaccaccttttaaattaataaatatgttcaTCTTGAGgagttgtttttaaaataagtaaattttacttaattattaatatttgacatgaatttataaagtatgtgaaattatgcttaattacatgattttttgtatataatattattttcatggtAAACattaatatgtgaattttcaTTATGCAGAAGGACCATGGAAGATGTGATTAACATAAATGATGCATGGACATCACACATCCACTTCATTTCGACAGGACCATGCAAAATTGGATcataaaggtgttaattgaccctgtaaaatatgtgctaaaagatggacatgtttgaTTAATTATTGGACTGAGAAACTGTCCAACAAGGAggaattaaaacccaatttcgGCATAAGTAAATGGCTGCCCAAGAATAAGCTTTGGGATATTTTCTTGAAGGTCTCTACAGTTGGAAAGATGTCAGAAATCGGCACACAAGTTTACCCTTTGAAACCATCCACCTTATGgctattaataatattgttttgaattcaaaaataaGCAACCAAGTCATCCCCTTTTCCACAATTTGTGGCCGACCATGTATGAGAGAAAAGAGAGGGattttcaattctatttttagcaaactctaCCCTTGCCTTCCCCTATAAATAACACATACCTTTCCACTTCTCAAATTATCTCTCATATCCTTTAATCCATTCATTCATTAAacattctctcattttctctctagCTCTCTTCTCAGCCTGCATAGCCGTTCCAATTCCCTTCCATTGTTTAGCCAACAAAGACTTTGTCAATACCTTCCTTTGGCTAGCCACCTTAGGAAAACCTTAGCAAAAGGAGCATCAAGCAGAACGGAGGAACACATTAGTCAAAAAAGATCCAAAAGGCTGTTGAGCTAAATtagagtttactctttcctcttgttatttaatttacttatgtttgctatatgttttttgttttttgacaTCAACgatgatattttaaatcctattttctaggatgattattttaattcaataagatttatttgattcatgtttaacatgtttgtgcctcaattgatcatgttttcaattaaaatcaagttgtattccattcatacgtgattgggtgTATTCagattagctgagcgatcctaaccagacggtAAATAGTAGACACCAAATTGAAAAAtgcaatgctcaatttagatcagTAAACCCGACTAAATTAgaggttcataatatctttagttaactttattatcttgcatagtttttaggtttatgtgattaaattattgcaaacgtaaatgtccctgtgacctcgcataaatactaagaaacccttagtttaatatgaccagtaaaatacatatttcactaagtaaaagattccgagaggacttaatttggtttctaaactcatgaaagatctagttgccatggaatgttttccgAACATTATTAAGCATGACGAAAATAAATTgagttgattaatataattatcctagctTATTTTCTGTTGATTGTTTTTCTCGCTAAAgccattcattcatatatttagataatttgcatacttagttaaaaattgcattagggatcactttttgcatctagttaatttaatcatcaccattcaaattattgtgtttttatatcaaattgtgAATTTAGAATTTTACAAATAATCGTACATAGTCcttgtggagatgataactcattttacttacttattacttgaacgactatgtacacttgtaaaAAACCATGTTACAAGTTTTTCGCGCCGTTGCCGGAGACTGTTGTCTTAATCAttctttgtgaaattattttgcAGTGtggttttcatttcatttctaacattactaaatttttttctttatttatgatttatttatcaggagtttatgagcatagatcaaATCATTGATCTATTACctgtagaccctgaaattgaaCAGACATTTAGATAGAGAAGATACGCGAGATTTGTTCAAAGACAATTCAAGATGGACcttgaaaatcaaaatgatggaCAAGATAATGGATTTAATCATGCACACAACCCGATCCTTATTGTTGATTATAGGGATCGTGCCATTGACAGTACGCTGTGCCACTCTTCAATGAATTAAATCCGAGAATTAGGAGGCCAAATATCGAGGTACTCCAATTCaaattgaaaccagtgatgcTTCAAATGCTCCAAATAGTGGGCCagtttagtggtatgcccacggaAGATCCACACTTACACCTTCGATTAttcatggaggtgagtgattcgtTTAAGATAGTTGGTATGACTGAAGATGCAGTAAGGTTGAAGCTATTTTCGTACTTGTTGTGGGATCGAGCACAAGCATGGTtgaattcattgccaccaagttcaatATCTACTTGAAAAGAATTAGCAAAAAGGTTTTTGGTAAAATCTTTTCCATTGAGCAAGAATGCAAAGTTGCAAAATGAGATAActactttccaacaattggatgtTGAGTCCTTATACGAGGCATgggaaatattcaaaaaattgcttcgtaagtgtcctcatcatgggattcctcattgtatccagttggagacTTTTTATAATtgtctcaatgcacatacaagattaatggtagatgcttctacgaatggtgcaattttatctaagtcttataataagGCTTATGAGATTGTTGAAAGGATCGCTAGCAACAATTACCAATGACCAACAAATTGAGCAGTTTTTGAAAGACAAGTAGCTAGAGTGCATGAACCGGACGCATTGACTTCAGTCTCTGCTTAGGTATCTTCTATTTCTTCAATGTTAAAATGGTTTACCACTAAtggtttgaataattttgaagCTTAATCACCAAGTCAGTATGATGTTGTTTCCTGTGTATATTGTGGGGatggtcattcttttgagaattgccCTTAAAACCCCGAGTTTATTTGTTATGTaaggaaccaatatcaaaatagaagtTGACAAGGACCACAGTCTAACTTCTACAATCCATCATGGCGGAATCATCCGAACTTTTCCTAGagtaaccaaggaaatggactgAACACTCATAGGCAACATAGACCCAATCAATCCCAAGGGTTTAGTCAACAAGCTCTAAAACCACCTCAACCTGAGTCATCAAACAGTTTAGAGGACTTGTTGAAGGCGTACATGGAAAAAAATGACGCCTCGATCCAAAGTCCAGCAACAACACTAAAAAATCTAGAGAACCAGATGGGTCAATTAGCTACTGAGCTTCGTATTATAATGCAATAAGCCTTGCCGAGCGATACAAAAAATCCAATGAGTTTGGGTAAGGAATATTGCAAGATAGTTGCATTTTGAAGTAGTAAGATTTTTGAACCTAAAGAGGTTGTGATTGAGGATGAGCCTACTGAAAAGGAGGAAAGTCAACCAACAGTTGAAGTTCCTACCCCCAAAAAAATTAGATGTTGAAAAATCTGATGAGGTAAACCCTAAACTAGTGAATTCTGAAAAGCTAACACCTTATTTTGTAGATTCATTTCCTCAAAAAAGTTGTCAATATCAACCTAGAGTTCCATATCCTCAAAGACTTCAGTAGAATAAGCAGAAACAAGAGGTacaattcaagaagttcttgCATGTTCTAAAGCAACTTCACATTAACATCCCGTTGGTAGAGGCTTTAGAACAGATGCccaattatgtgaagtttatgaaggatattttgtccaagaagaaagaacttagtgaggtAGAATCGATGGGCAAATGAGACTTAACCCTATCATGAAAGAGGTAGTACGGAAGGAAGTGATCAAATAGTTAGATACGGGAATTATCTACCCATCTCAGAAAGTTCTTGGGCAAGTCCGGTACAATGTGTTccaaagaaaggtggaatcatgATTGTCAAGAATGAATGTAATGAGTTAATCTTGATGAGAACTGTCACGGGTTGGAGAATCTATATTGACTacagaaaattgaaaaaagccACTCATTAGGATCATTTTCcgttgccttttatggatcagatgttagatcgactggcAAGTAACAAATTTTACTGCTTTTTTAGATGGATATTCGGGATACAAGTAGATAGTTGTAGCACTGGAAGACCaacataaaattacttttaCCTACCCATATGGTACATTTTCTTTTAGGCGGATGCCTTTCGGCTTATGTAATTCACCTGCCACATTTTAGCGATGTATGATGACAATTTTcactgatatggttgaaaattttgttgaggttttcatggatgattttttttttgtttttggtaatacttatgatgtttgtttaagtaatttggctaaggtactaagaagatgtgatgagatgaatcttgtccttaactgggagaaatgtcattttatggttaatGAGGGAATTGTCTTAGGACATAAAATTTCCAAGAACGGAATTGAAGTggataaagcaaaggtggatgtaattgaaagattaccacCTCCAGTTAATGTGAAaggagttagaagtttcttaggccatgctgGTTTTTATCGTaggtttatcaaagatttttcaaaaatttctaaagcaCTGTGTATGCTTTTAGAAAAAAGATATTGTTTTTGATTTTAACAGAGCATGTTTAGaagcttttaaataattaaaagtctggttaatctcagccccaataattgtaacacctgattggaactcactttttgagttgatgtgtgatgcaagcGATTTCGCTATTGGAGCtatgatgggtcaaagaagaaacaaagtgttttATCCTATCTACTATGCAAGAAAAACTTTGATAGGATCCTAGCTCAATTATATGGTAACTAAAAAAGAACTCTTTGCTGAGTTTTTACTTTTGACAAGTTCcgttcatatcttataggtaccaaaatTACTGTGTTTACCGATCATGCTGCCATTAAGTACTTACTTATGAAGAAAGATGCTAAACCAAGGCTAATTTGTTGGATACTTTTAGTTCAAGAATatgaccttgagatccaaggcagaaaatgtgttgaaaataaagtagTTGATCATCTATCGAGGTTAGAACAAAAGGGGGTAACTTCTTCACTTGTTccaattaatgagaattttcctGATGAGCATATCTTCGAGGTAAGTCGAATCTATGAAAcaccttggtttgctgattttgccaattatttagcatgtggaataattcctcgagaaatgaaataccaa
This region includes:
- the LOC105762949 gene encoding uncharacterized protein LOC105762949, whose amino-acid sequence is MVNEGIVLGHKISKNGIEVDKAKVDVIERLPPPVNVKGVRSFLGHAGTKITVFTDHAAIKYLLMKKDAKPRLICWILLVQEYDLEIQGRKCVENKVVDHLSRLEQKGVTSSLVPINENFPDEHIFEMPKNGNISRRNEMPLTNILEVELFNVWGIDFLGPFSSSYGNKYILVAVDYVSKWVEAEAWLKWLLDKYDVKHRIATAYHPQSNGQVERVNQEIKGILERVVYPNRKDWSRRLDDALWAY